A window from Hymenobacter volaticus encodes these proteins:
- a CDS encoding RagB/SusD family nutrient uptake outer membrane protein, with the protein MKSFISFRAALTAVAVAGATGLVSSCKDYLDVEPVALNTTAYTFSTVDGATAAIIGAYDPLSGDQGYGTRLSMYFPYDTDEMIGSVGAADGARRSIARYTALPTNTEITNPWNQLYQGVERTNICIQQIPQMTLYNGGTAADTAALHRLHGEALTLRAQYYFELVRNWGDVPAQFAPSSPDQDFNLPNADRNATLSKLLDDLLAAEKLVPWRSRAATPNERITKGAVKALRARIALFRGGYSLKGKQMQRPADYLDYYRIARQECLDLMAKRGEHTLNPSFSEVFMSINQLRSESANEIMFQVGMSTATVASGSKLGYYNGPRLRNANGTYGSTQGAVTIAPPYFYAFDSTDTRRAVTITTYEIGERSNFQSGVALSAITDGKFRRDWHTPPVTGTVNYLDYNWPIIRFADVLLMFAEADNELNGPTPAAQSALLEVRTRAFSGNSALALSTLGTSYNTSKANFFNTVVNERYLEFGSEGIRKYDLLRWNLLETKLNEVKTNIEKMARAQAPYQNVPRYLYFRTPAAGNLRWAFSFYRPSNTSFDPPTTPNAPSTAPSGTVRVNWRQSIDAAYVANTRPTGTRVTIGTTTATSTGTGLAAEYVPGVGKELLPIPQSAISADPALIQNEGY; encoded by the coding sequence ATGAAATCGTTCATTTCTTTCCGAGCCGCGCTGACCGCTGTAGCGGTAGCTGGTGCCACTGGTCTGGTGTCTTCCTGCAAAGACTACCTTGATGTGGAGCCCGTTGCTCTGAACACAACAGCCTATACCTTTAGCACTGTAGACGGTGCCACGGCTGCTATCATTGGAGCTTACGACCCCCTCTCGGGCGACCAAGGATATGGCACGCGCTTAAGCATGTATTTTCCTTACGATACCGATGAAATGATTGGTTCGGTAGGAGCTGCTGATGGTGCCCGGCGTAGCATTGCCCGCTACACTGCATTGCCAACGAACACCGAAATCACCAACCCTTGGAACCAGTTGTACCAAGGCGTGGAGCGTACTAACATCTGTATTCAGCAGATTCCACAGATGACGCTGTATAATGGTGGTACAGCAGCGGACACTGCTGCTTTGCACCGTCTGCACGGCGAAGCCCTGACTTTGCGTGCGCAATACTATTTCGAGCTGGTGCGCAACTGGGGTGATGTACCAGCCCAGTTCGCTCCCTCTTCTCCAGATCAGGACTTCAACCTGCCGAATGCCGACCGCAACGCTACGCTTTCTAAGTTGCTCGATGATCTGCTCGCAGCTGAGAAGCTTGTTCCTTGGCGTTCGAGAGCCGCCACACCTAACGAGCGCATTACGAAGGGAGCAGTAAAAGCTCTTCGGGCTCGAATTGCGTTGTTTCGGGGCGGCTACTCGTTGAAAGGCAAGCAAATGCAGCGTCCAGCTGACTATCTTGACTACTACCGAATTGCGCGGCAGGAATGCCTTGACTTGATGGCTAAACGTGGTGAACATACATTGAACCCCAGCTTCTCGGAGGTTTTTATGAGCATCAACCAATTGCGGTCAGAGTCAGCAAATGAGATTATGTTCCAAGTAGGCATGTCCACGGCCACCGTGGCCTCGGGCAGTAAACTTGGCTACTACAACGGTCCGCGCCTACGCAATGCCAACGGCACTTATGGTTCGACGCAAGGGGCCGTTACCATCGCACCGCCTTACTTCTACGCCTTCGATTCGACGGATACTCGCCGCGCCGTTACAATCACAACGTACGAAATTGGCGAAAGAAGCAACTTCCAGTCGGGTGTAGCTCTCAGCGCAATCACCGACGGCAAGTTCCGCCGCGACTGGCATACGCCACCCGTAACAGGTACGGTAAACTACCTAGACTACAACTGGCCAATTATCCGGTTTGCTGATGTACTGCTCATGTTTGCTGAAGCTGACAACGAGCTAAACGGACCAACTCCTGCTGCTCAAAGTGCGCTGCTCGAAGTTCGTACTCGCGCTTTTAGTGGCAATAGTGCGCTAGCGCTGTCTACTCTGGGCACTAGCTACAACACCAGCAAAGCAAACTTCTTTAACACGGTTGTTAACGAACGGTATTTAGAATTCGGAAGCGAAGGAATTCGCAAATACGACTTGTTGCGCTGGAACCTACTTGAAACAAAGTTAAATGAGGTAAAGACCAACATCGAGAAGATGGCAAGAGCCCAAGCTCCTTACCAGAACGTGCCTCGCTACCTGTACTTCCGTACTCCGGCGGCTGGAAACTTACGTTGGGCATTTTCTTTCTACCGTCCTTCAAACACCAGTTTCGACCCGCCTACTACTCCCAATGCGCCCTCCACTGCTCCATCTGGCACAGTACGCGTAAACTGGCGTCAATCTATTGATGCTGCCTATGTGGCTAATACCCGACCCACAGGCACCCGAGTCACTATCGGTACCACTACAGCTACGAGTACGGGTACTGGCTTGGCAGCTGAGTATGTGCCGGGCGTAGGCAAAGAACTGTTGCCTATCCCACAGAGTGCTATTAGTGCTGACCCAGCATTGATTCAGAACGAGGGCTACTAA
- a CDS encoding SDR family NAD(P)-dependent oxidoreductase gives MFSLSGKKAVITGGGSGIGKAIALVFAAQGAEIHIIELNAAAGEQVVTQIQEAGGYATVHSADISQQAQVLPIFSQIGPIDILVNNAGIAHVGNLENTTEADFDRIYNVNVKGAYNCLYAAVPQLKANGGGAIVNLASIAALVGITDRFAYSMSKGAIFAMTLSVARDYLAHNIRCNSISPARVHTPFVDGFIAKNYAGKEQEMFDKLSRSQPIGRMGTPDEVAALALYLCSDEAGFVTGCDYPLDGGFTKLNN, from the coding sequence ATGTTCAGTTTATCCGGGAAGAAGGCGGTTATTACGGGTGGTGGAAGTGGCATTGGCAAAGCCATTGCGCTGGTATTTGCCGCCCAAGGAGCCGAGATACACATCATTGAGTTGAATGCGGCTGCTGGCGAACAGGTAGTAACTCAGATTCAGGAAGCAGGAGGCTATGCCACTGTGCACAGCGCCGACATTAGCCAGCAAGCCCAGGTCTTGCCCATTTTCAGTCAGATTGGCCCGATTGATATTCTGGTTAACAATGCCGGTATTGCGCACGTTGGCAACTTGGAAAACACGACGGAAGCGGACTTCGACCGAATCTATAATGTGAATGTGAAGGGTGCCTACAACTGTTTGTATGCCGCCGTCCCGCAATTGAAAGCGAATGGGGGCGGTGCCATCGTGAATTTGGCTTCTATTGCCGCCTTAGTAGGCATCACCGACCGGTTTGCGTATTCAATGAGCAAGGGTGCCATCTTTGCTATGACGTTGTCGGTGGCCCGCGACTACTTAGCGCACAATATCCGGTGCAATAGCATTTCGCCAGCGCGCGTACATACGCCGTTTGTCGATGGGTTCATTGCCAAAAACTATGCGGGGAAAGAACAGGAAATGTTCGATAAGCTTTCTCGTAGCCAACCCATCGGGCGCATGGGCACCCCCGACGAAGTAGCGGCTTTAGCTCTTTACCTCTGCTCCGACGAAGCCGGTTTTGTAACCGGCTGCGACTACCCCTTAGATGGTGGTTTCACCAAACTCAATAATTAG
- a CDS encoding fumarylacetoacetate hydrolase family protein, which produces MKLIRYGQPGQEKPGVILQDQSVDVSAFGEDYTEAFFATDGLSRLAEFVQAHAGQLPAVAASERLGPPVARPSKIVCVGLNYADHARETGATPPAEPVLFFKSTTALVGPNDNIVIPKNSTKTDWEVELAVVIGKRASYVEEADALDYVAGYTLHNDVSEREFQLERSGTWDKGKGCDTFAPVGPFLATPDEVGDVDNLRLWLSVNGQMMQDGTTANLIFRIPFLVSYISQFMTLLPGDIISTGTPAGVGLGFKPPVYLKPGDVVELGIDGLGTSRQELVAYTKS; this is translated from the coding sequence ATGAAACTAATTCGCTACGGCCAGCCAGGCCAAGAGAAGCCAGGCGTGATACTACAAGACCAATCAGTTGATGTATCCGCTTTCGGAGAAGATTACACCGAGGCTTTTTTTGCCACTGATGGTTTGAGCCGGTTGGCGGAGTTTGTGCAGGCTCATGCCGGCCAGTTGCCTGCTGTTGCAGCGAGTGAGCGGCTAGGACCACCCGTGGCACGGCCTTCCAAAATTGTGTGCGTCGGGCTGAACTATGCCGACCACGCCCGGGAAACAGGGGCTACGCCCCCCGCCGAACCAGTGCTGTTTTTCAAGTCAACCACGGCGCTTGTCGGGCCGAACGACAACATTGTAATTCCGAAAAACTCCACTAAAACCGACTGGGAAGTGGAGTTGGCCGTGGTGATAGGCAAGCGTGCTTCCTACGTGGAAGAAGCCGACGCCCTCGACTACGTTGCGGGATACACACTGCACAACGACGTGTCGGAGCGGGAGTTTCAGTTGGAGCGCAGCGGCACTTGGGACAAGGGTAAGGGCTGCGACACCTTTGCGCCAGTCGGACCGTTTCTGGCTACCCCCGACGAAGTAGGTGATGTAGACAATTTGCGCCTGTGGCTGAGCGTAAACGGCCAGATGATGCAAGATGGCACTACGGCCAACCTAATTTTCCGCATCCCGTTTCTGGTTTCTTACATCAGCCAGTTCATGACGCTGCTGCCCGGCGACATCATCTCGACGGGCACGCCGGCCGGAGTGGGGTTGGGCTTTAAGCCGCCTGTGTACCTGAAACCAGGCGACGTGGTAGAACTCGGCATTGACGGGCTTGGCACTTCACGTCAGGAGTTGGTAGCCTATACCAAGAGCTAG
- a CDS encoding SDR family oxidoreductase: protein MDLQLRDKVIVVTGGAKGIGEGISRVLAAEGAIPVVIGRNANDNEGLVAAVIAAGGQAGYVTAELSDPSECERAVQAVVTQFGRIDGLVNNAGVNDGVGLESGNYQAFMQSLHRNVVHYYLMAHYALPELIKSRGAILNITSKTAETGQGNTSAYAAANGGRNALTREWAVELLKYGIRVNAVVVAECWTPAYETWIKTLPDPEGKLREITAKIPLENRMTTTEEIANTTAFLLSVCSSHTTGQIIHVDGGYVHLDRALANA, encoded by the coding sequence ATGGACTTACAATTGCGCGACAAAGTCATTGTTGTAACGGGCGGCGCCAAGGGGATTGGCGAAGGCATTTCGCGGGTACTAGCGGCCGAAGGAGCTATTCCGGTGGTAATAGGCCGCAACGCCAACGACAACGAGGGGCTAGTAGCAGCGGTAATTGCTGCCGGTGGACAGGCCGGATACGTGACGGCCGAACTGTCGGACCCGTCGGAGTGCGAGCGAGCTGTGCAGGCCGTGGTGACGCAGTTCGGACGCATCGATGGGTTAGTCAACAATGCGGGTGTGAATGATGGCGTAGGATTGGAAAGCGGCAACTACCAAGCCTTCATGCAGAGCTTGCACCGTAACGTGGTGCATTACTACCTGATGGCTCATTACGCTTTGCCAGAACTAATAAAGTCGCGCGGCGCCATTCTCAATATCACCTCGAAAACGGCTGAAACTGGCCAAGGCAATACGTCGGCCTACGCTGCTGCCAACGGCGGACGCAATGCCCTCACGCGCGAGTGGGCCGTGGAACTGCTTAAATATGGTATTCGGGTGAATGCCGTGGTAGTGGCTGAATGCTGGACGCCCGCCTACGAAACGTGGATCAAGACCCTGCCCGACCCGGAGGGAAAACTACGCGAAATCACCGCCAAGATTCCGCTGGAAAACCGCATGACTACGACCGAAGAAATTGCGAATACCACTGCCTTTTTGTTGTCGGTGTGCTCTAGCCATACCACAGGCCAGATTATACACGTCGATGGCGGCTACGTGCATCTCGACCGTGCTTTGGCCAATGCGTAG
- a CDS encoding YdeI/OmpD-associated family protein: METLHTFQAMLEPGGPSFMPMQIVVVPPLVVEALGGKTLKRVIGTINNYPVRRGLLPLPGGGRYLMINKDMCQAAGVQLGQQVTLSLAPDLNSDAVDLPEELTEALAAWPEAETGFNKYSASHRRAMAQHIATAKQAETRARRAVELAERLANGRHPFRKS, from the coding sequence ATGGAAACTTTGCACACGTTTCAGGCAATGCTGGAGCCCGGCGGGCCGAGCTTTATGCCTATGCAGATTGTGGTAGTCCCACCGTTAGTGGTGGAAGCATTGGGTGGCAAAACACTCAAGCGGGTAATAGGCACCATCAACAATTACCCTGTGCGACGTGGACTGCTGCCGCTACCCGGCGGTGGGCGCTACCTGATGATCAATAAAGACATGTGCCAGGCGGCCGGAGTACAGCTTGGGCAGCAAGTCACGCTTAGCCTTGCGCCCGATTTGAATTCGGATGCAGTTGATTTGCCAGAGGAGTTGACAGAAGCCTTAGCTGCTTGGCCGGAAGCCGAAACGGGGTTCAATAAGTATTCGGCCAGTCACCGTCGGGCTATGGCGCAACACATAGCTACTGCCAAACAGGCCGAAACCCGGGCGCGGCGGGCCGTGGAGCTAGCCGAACGCCTAGCAAATGGTCGGCATCCTTTTCGGAAGTCGTAG
- a CDS encoding sensor histidine kinase, protein MPLFTFRQAQTFLLHALAWMLLGMLLALQPPGRLPQTPFYLLQAALFVVSLGVFYLNVYWAVPRLLYGRRLLSYGAFVVVMAIGVSLPYRQLQNELEKRYRSQRFNPNFPSPNVNSRWPEPPPGGRRKHPGESRRWGWRQDWVNPAVLLSTLLVLGLGTSVAAVQRGQRESQIRQALEQEKLSTELAWLKAQINPHFFFNTLNNIYALTLLDGDQAREAIHRLSRMMRYVLYDTQNGTAPLSQELLFVRDYIDLMQLRLTDNVRVEYETPAVVHEAPIAPMLLLTFIENAFKHGVSALAPSHIRIVVRQPTPHTLEVEVRNSVFEDRPLALDENQGIGLANTRRRLALLYPDRHTLTVTELTPEHEYYVHLTLSLQS, encoded by the coding sequence ATGCCCCTGTTCACTTTTCGTCAGGCCCAGACCTTTTTGCTTCATGCACTTGCCTGGATGCTGCTCGGAATGCTGCTCGCGCTGCAGCCGCCAGGGCGGCTTCCTCAAACGCCATTTTATTTGCTGCAAGCGGCGCTTTTTGTTGTGTCGTTGGGCGTGTTTTACCTCAATGTCTACTGGGCTGTACCGCGGCTATTGTATGGGCGACGGCTGCTGAGCTATGGGGCGTTTGTGGTAGTAATGGCAATCGGTGTATCGCTACCCTACCGGCAACTGCAGAACGAGTTGGAAAAACGCTACCGCTCTCAGCGTTTTAACCCGAATTTTCCTTCGCCTAACGTAAATTCTCGCTGGCCCGAACCGCCACCTGGTGGCAGGCGCAAACATCCGGGCGAATCACGGCGCTGGGGCTGGCGCCAAGACTGGGTGAACCCGGCCGTGCTGCTTTCCACGCTGCTGGTGCTGGGCTTGGGCACCAGCGTAGCAGCCGTGCAGCGCGGACAACGGGAATCCCAGATCCGGCAGGCGCTGGAGCAGGAAAAGCTTTCAACTGAATTGGCGTGGTTGAAAGCGCAAATCAATCCGCACTTCTTTTTCAACACGCTTAACAACATCTACGCCCTCACGCTCCTCGACGGTGACCAGGCGCGGGAGGCCATTCACCGGCTTTCCCGCATGATGCGCTACGTGCTCTACGACACGCAAAACGGCACTGCCCCGCTTAGTCAGGAGTTGCTTTTCGTGCGCGACTACATCGACCTAATGCAACTGCGCCTCACCGACAATGTGCGGGTGGAATATGAAACGCCAGCCGTAGTGCACGAGGCGCCCATTGCGCCTATGCTCTTGCTCACGTTCATAGAAAATGCTTTCAAACACGGCGTCAGCGCCTTGGCTCCTAGCCACATCCGCATTGTGGTGCGGCAGCCCACGCCTCATACGCTGGAGGTAGAGGTGCGCAACTCGGTTTTCGAGGACCGCCCCTTGGCGCTCGATGAAAACCAAGGTATTGGACTGGCCAATACGCGCCGCCGCTTGGCGCTGCTTTACCCCGACCGCCACACCCTGACCGTAACCGAACTCACGCCCGAGCACGAATACTACGTGCACCTTACCCTCTCCCTGCAGTCATGA
- a CDS encoding LytR/AlgR family response regulator transcription factor, translating into MKLTCIAVDDEPLALKLVGRFIEQTPFLNLVGSYGSAVAALRGMQQLTTPVDLLFLDIQMPDLNGLELARVLVREPGQPGPRVVFTTAFNQYALEGYKVDALDYLLKPFTYEEFLRVANKAKSYAELSQPASQAVASTSAAPSDAPDDYLYLKVEYQLVRVPFHDILYIEGLKDYVKVYRQSESKPLLSLTSLKALEERLPPRQFMRIHRSYIVGLNHIASIGRGTVHIGTETIPVSDSYREAFDQFVSRWK; encoded by the coding sequence ATGAAACTTACTTGCATTGCCGTTGACGACGAACCGCTTGCCCTCAAGTTAGTGGGTCGCTTCATCGAACAAACGCCATTTCTGAATTTGGTTGGCAGCTACGGCAGTGCAGTTGCCGCCCTGCGGGGTATGCAGCAACTAACCACGCCGGTCGATTTGCTTTTTCTTGATATTCAGATGCCGGACCTGAACGGGTTGGAACTAGCCCGGGTACTGGTCCGGGAACCTGGTCAACCCGGCCCACGGGTGGTGTTTACCACAGCATTCAACCAGTATGCGCTGGAAGGCTACAAAGTCGATGCGCTGGATTATTTGCTGAAGCCCTTCACCTACGAAGAGTTTTTGCGCGTAGCCAACAAAGCGAAGTCGTATGCGGAACTTAGTCAGCCTGCGAGCCAGGCAGTTGCCTCAACATCCGCAGCCCCCTCCGACGCCCCCGACGACTACCTCTATCTGAAAGTGGAATACCAGCTGGTGCGCGTGCCCTTCCACGACATTCTGTATATAGAGGGGCTCAAGGATTATGTGAAAGTGTACCGGCAAAGCGAGTCGAAGCCGCTGCTTTCCCTGACTAGCTTGAAAGCGCTAGAAGAGCGCCTACCGCCGCGGCAGTTTATGCGCATTCACCGCTCCTATATTGTGGGGCTTAACCACATTGCGTCTATCGGGCGGGGCACTGTGCATATTGGTACCGAAACCATTCCCGTCAGCGACAGTTACCGCGAAGCTTTTGATCAGTTTGTCAGCCGCTGGAAGTAG
- a CDS encoding pirin — protein sequence MIKQTPGTIYLAEQRGLVETSEFRRYSTFNFGPYAHEHKTPFGNLCVVNEETLGGGQHLEYTVEQASYIILIPIIGEVTAATIAGSATVGVEQLQLLTVPANTTVQLTNPYETELVTFLQLWVRAEWPIQEISSYISDFQLTAIEKQLFPIVPSTNSKISLALPFAVSIGRFAGRQEVVYQLENQASFFAFVLAGAFEAQGRLLQEKDGLALWNTKEVELEALSNNALLVVIELNKQLTTPHFT from the coding sequence ATGATCAAGCAGACACCAGGTACGATCTATTTAGCCGAGCAGCGCGGACTAGTTGAAACCAGTGAGTTTCGCCGCTACAGCACGTTCAACTTCGGGCCGTATGCGCACGAGCATAAGACGCCTTTCGGGAATCTATGCGTTGTAAACGAGGAAACGCTAGGCGGTGGTCAGCACCTCGAATACACTGTCGAGCAAGCTTCCTACATCATCTTGATTCCAATAATCGGTGAAGTAACGGCTGCTACCATAGCGGGTAGTGCCACTGTGGGAGTAGAGCAGCTCCAACTGCTGACGGTGCCTGCCAATACCACGGTGCAACTAACCAATCCGTACGAAACAGAGCTGGTTACTTTTCTGCAACTGTGGGTGAGAGCTGAATGGCCAATACAGGAAATTAGTAGTTATATATCTGATTTTCAGTTGACGGCAATTGAAAAACAGCTGTTCCCAATAGTGCCTAGCACCAATAGCAAGATCAGCTTGGCGCTTCCCTTCGCCGTGAGTATTGGCCGTTTTGCGGGGCGCCAGGAGGTGGTGTACCAGCTAGAAAACCAAGCATCGTTCTTTGCATTTGTGCTGGCCGGGGCCTTCGAAGCACAAGGCAGACTGCTGCAGGAAAAAGACGGCTTGGCTTTGTGGAACACCAAGGAAGTGGAACTGGAAGCCCTCAGCAACAACGCGTTGCTTGTAGTCATTGAACTAAACAAGCAATTAACAACGCCTCACTTCACTTAG
- a CDS encoding TolB family protein: protein MDLATGQVTRVGRHHRYTAASLSPDGTRLVAVETDSSYHHALSVLDARTGAVLRTLPNPQNDFYQQPHWTPDGQHIVTVTLKPAGKTLELLDPTSGAARALLPVANVNVSNPQPWGEYVFYNSPQSGIDNVYAVHTGTSQTFQVTSRSLGLTTRHPRRMEAA, encoded by the coding sequence TTGGACTTGGCCACTGGGCAGGTAACACGGGTGGGCCGGCACCACCGCTATACCGCCGCGTCTTTGTCGCCGGACGGCACACGGCTAGTGGCCGTCGAAACCGATTCTAGCTACCACCACGCTTTATCAGTGCTCGATGCCCGCACGGGTGCCGTGCTGCGTACACTGCCCAACCCGCAGAACGACTTCTACCAGCAACCTCACTGGACGCCCGATGGCCAGCATATTGTAACGGTGACGCTCAAGCCCGCTGGCAAAACCCTTGAGCTACTGGACCCAACTAGCGGAGCGGCCCGCGCCTTGTTGCCCGTAGCCAACGTGAATGTGAGCAATCCGCAGCCTTGGGGCGAATACGTGTTTTACAACTCGCCGCAGTCGGGGATTGATAACGTGTACGCCGTGCACACCGGCACTAGCCAAACCTTCCAGGTAACTTCCCGGTCGTTGGGGCTTACCACGCGGCACCCGCGCCGGATGGAAGCCGCCTAA
- a CDS encoding DUF2141 domain-containing protein: MRIYHFALLMAVGSPLLATPSAAGDNPAGTSSVTVIVSALASTKSVVKLYFYNVRDKFLQHGGYAFMRVIQPGGQQQVTLPINLPNGEWAVAITQDTNNNDKLDKNFVGIPTEPYAFSNNVRPKLAAPDFNDCKFVVSGPKVVNITLNK, encoded by the coding sequence ATGAGAATATATCACTTTGCTCTTTTAATGGCTGTTGGCAGCCCACTATTAGCTACGCCGTCTGCTGCCGGAGACAATCCGGCTGGTACCTCGTCTGTTACCGTAATAGTGTCGGCGCTGGCATCCACTAAATCAGTGGTGAAGCTGTATTTCTATAATGTGCGAGACAAGTTTTTGCAGCATGGAGGCTACGCTTTTATGCGCGTAATTCAGCCGGGAGGCCAACAGCAAGTAACATTGCCCATCAACTTACCTAATGGCGAGTGGGCCGTGGCCATCACCCAAGACACCAACAATAACGATAAACTGGACAAGAACTTCGTAGGTATTCCGACGGAGCCTTACGCCTTTTCCAACAACGTGCGCCCCAAACTGGCCGCCCCAGATTTCAACGACTGCAAGTTTGTGGTTAGCGGCCCCAAGGTAGTAAACATTACCCTAAACAAGTAA
- the msrA gene encoding peptide-methionine (S)-S-oxide reductase MsrA → MLTALYNGMWAATLCRRADSYPFNGWRFAHRYASQRFSRSNLRGGCFWCTEEIFEELRGVKYVVSGYAGGKEQNPTYEQVGSGQTDHAESFEVYYDPKQISYQQLLDVFFLAGHDPTTLNRQGPDAGKQYRSVAFYRTPQEKQLIEATIKRVNASKHYSNPIVTQVAPLTKFWPAEDYHQGYFRLHPDNPYIQSVSVPKVMKFRKAYPQLLKNPL, encoded by the coding sequence TTGCTTACTGCTCTTTACAATGGCATGTGGGCAGCAACGCTCTGCCGACGCGCAGACTCTTACCCGTTCAACGGCTGGCGGTTTGCCCACCGCTACGCAAGCCAAAGGTTTAGCCGTAGCAACCTTCGCGGGGGGTGCTTTTGGTGCACCGAGGAAATATTTGAGGAGTTGCGCGGCGTGAAGTATGTGGTGTCGGGTTATGCAGGCGGCAAAGAGCAGAATCCCACGTACGAGCAAGTAGGCAGCGGCCAAACCGACCACGCCGAGAGTTTTGAAGTGTACTACGACCCCAAGCAAATCAGCTACCAGCAGTTGCTCGACGTATTTTTCTTGGCCGGCCACGATCCTACAACCCTCAACCGCCAAGGCCCGGATGCCGGCAAGCAGTACCGGTCGGTAGCGTTTTACCGGACGCCGCAGGAAAAGCAGCTCATCGAAGCTACCATCAAGCGTGTCAACGCATCCAAGCACTATTCCAACCCCATCGTGACGCAGGTGGCGCCTCTCACTAAGTTTTGGCCCGCCGAAGACTACCATCAAGGATACTTCCGCCTGCACCCCGACAACCCCTACATCCAATCGGTATCGGTGCCCAAGGTGATGAAGTTTCGGAAAGCGTATCCGCAACTGCTCAAAAACCCGCTTTAA